The Equus przewalskii isolate Varuska chromosome 5, EquPr2, whole genome shotgun sequence genome window below encodes:
- the KRT1 gene encoding keratin, type II cytoskeletal 1, with the protein MSRNFSSRSGRRIGGGFSSGSAGVVSFQRRTTSSSVCRGGGGGGGFSGGRYGAGCAGGGFGSRSLVNLGGNKSISISVARGGGRSGFGGGYGGGGFGVGGYGGGGFGGGGFGSGGFGGGGFGSGGFGGGFGSGGFGGGFGSGGGFGGGGFRGGFGPVCPPGGIQEVTINQSLLQPLNVEIDPEIQRVKSQEREQIKTLNNQFASFIDKVRFLEQQNQVLQTKWELLQQVDTPTRTQSLEPIFEAYISSLRRQVDQLKSDQSRMDSELKNMQDVVEDYRNKYEEEINKRTNAENEFVTIKKDVDAAYITKVDLQAKVDNLRQEIEFLRILYQEELSQLQTHISDTNVILSMDNNRHLDLDSIIAEVRAQYEDIAQKSKAEAEALYQSKYEELQITAGSHGDSLKSTKMEISELNRVIQRLRSEIDSVKKQIAALQQSITEAEQRGENALKDAQNKLNELEDALQRAKEDLARLLRDYQELMSTKLALDVEIATYRTLLEGEESRMSGECAPNVSVSVSTSHTSISGGGVRGGGGFSSGGGGSYSSGGGSYSSGGGGGGFGSGGSSRGHRGGSGGGGGSSGGWGSGGGGSGGSFSSSGGRGVSSGGSKSSGGSSSVKFVSSSYSRGSR; encoded by the exons ATGAGCCGAAACTTTAGTTCCAGGTCTGGCCGCCGGATTGGAGGGGGCTTCAGCTCTGGCTCTGCTGGGGTGGTCAGCTTCCAGCGCAGGACCACTAGCAGCTCTGTGTGCCGTGGTGGGGGAGGTGGCGGGGGATTTTCAGGGGGAAGATATGGTGCTGGCTGTGCTGGCGGTGGTTTTGGAAGTCGGAGTCTTGTTAACCTCGGTGGCAATAAGAGCATCTCCATAAGTGTGGCTAGAGGAGGTGGACGTAGTGGTTTTGGTGGTGGTTATGGCGGTGGTGGCTTTGGGGTTGGTGGCTATGGCGGTGGTGGCTTTGGGGGTGGTGGCTTTGGCAGTGGTGGCTTTGGGGGTGGTGGCTTTGGCAGTGGTGGCTTTGGGGGTGGTTTTGGCAGTGGCGGTTTTGGGGGTGGCTTTGGCAGTGGAGGTGGTTTTGGTGGAGGTGGTTTTCGGGGTGGTTTTGGGCCTGTCTGCCCCCCTGGTGGCATACAGGAAGTCACCATCAATCAGAGCCTTCTGCAACCACTCAATGTGGAGATTGATCCTGAGATCCAAAGAGTAAAGTCTCAAGAAAGGGAGCAAATTAAGACCCTCAACAACCAATTTGCCTCCTTTATTGACAAG GTGCGGTTCCTGGAGCAGCAGAACCAGGTGCTGCAGACAAAATGGGAGCTGCTGCAGCAGGTGGACACCCCTACGAGAACCCAGAGCCTAGAACCCATTTTTGAGGCGTATATCAGCAGTCTTAGACGGCAAGTGGACCAGCTGAAGAGCGACCAATCTCGGATGGATTCAGAACTGAAGAACATGCAAGACGTGGTGGAAGATTACCGGAACAA GTACGAGGAAGAGATCAACAAGCGGACAAATGCAGAGAATGAATTTGTGACCATCAAGAAG GACGTGGATGCTGCTTATATAACCAAGGTGGACCTGCAGGCCAAAGTTGACAACTTGCGTCAGGAAATTGAGTTCCTCAGAATACTCTACCAAGAG GAGCTGTCTCAGTTGCAGACACACATCAGTGACACTAATGTCATCCTGTCCATGGACAACAACCGGCACCTGGACCTGGACAGCATTATCGCTGAGGTCCGTGCCCAGTATGAGGACATCGCCCAGAAGAGCAAGGCGGAGGCTGAGGCGCTGTACCAGAGCAAG TATGAAGAGCTCCAGATCACTGCTGGCAGCCATGGGGACAGTTTGAAAAGTACAAAGATGGAGATTTCTGAGCTGAATCGGGTGATCCAGAGACTTAGATCTGAAATTGACAGCGTCAAGAAGCAG ATCGCTGCGCTGCAGCAGTCCATCACTGAAGCTGAGCAGCGTGGGGAGAACGCCCTCAAAGACGCCCAGAACAAGCTGAACGAGCTGGAGGATGCCCTGCAGAGGGCCAAGGAGGACCTGGCCCGGCTGCTGCGTGACTACCAGGAGCTGATGAGCACCAAGCTGGCCCTGGATGTGGAGATTGCCACCTACAGGACCCtcttggaaggagaggagagcag GATGTCTGGAGAGTGCGCCCCGAACGTGAGCGTGT CTGTGAGCACCAGCCACACGAGCATCAGTGGAGGAGGAGTCCGAGGAGGCGGCGGTTTCAGCTCTGGCGGCGGAGGGAGCTACAGCTCTGGAGGAGGCAGTTACAGCTCTGGAGGCGGCGGTGGTGGCTTCGGCTCCGGAGGCAGCAGTAGGGGCCACAGAGGCGGCTCTGGAGGTGGAGGCGGCAGCTCTGGCGGCTGGGGTTCTGGTGGCGGCGGCTCTGGAGGCAGCTTCAGCTCGTCCGGAGGCCGGGGAGTCAGCTCTGGGGGCAGCAAGTCCTCTGGTGGCAGTTCCAGCGTGAAATTTGTTTCCAGCAGCTACTCCCGAGGGAGCAGATAA